A genomic window from Lotus japonicus ecotype B-129 chromosome 1, LjGifu_v1.2 includes:
- the LOC130733092 gene encoding GDP-L-galactose phosphorylase 1-like, with amino-acid sequence MMLKIKRVPTVVSNYQKEEAAGGCGRNCLKSCCIQGAKLPLYAFKKINKVTEKDLDLHESGEPPVAFLESLILGEWEDRMQRGLFRYDVTACETKVIPGEYGFVAQLNEGRHLKKRPTEFRVDKVLQPFDETKFNFTKVGQEEVLFQFEASDDGEVQFFPNAPIDVDNSPSFVAINVSPIEYGHVLLIPRIFECLPQRIDRESFLVALHMAAEANNPYFRLGYNSLGAFATINHLHFQAYYLALPFPIEKAPTKKIASLNGGVKISELLKYPVRGLVFEGGDTLEDLSNIVSDACISLQNNNVPYNVLISDCGRQVFLLPQCYAEKQALGEVNAELLDTQVNPAVWEISGHMVLKRQKDYDEASEANAWKLLAEVSLSAERFQEVNAFVFEAIALDVNVHCLPEDVAVNSNTHPSVVAGSLECVVLQ; translated from the exons atgatgttGAAAATTAAGAGGGTTCCTACTGTTGTTTCCAATTATCAAAAAGAGGAGGCTGCTGGGGGTTGTGGTAGAAACTGCCTCAAAAGTTGCTGCATTCAAG GTGCAAAGCTACCTTTGTATGCTTTCAAAAAGATCAACAAGGTTACTGAAAAGGATTTGGACCTCCATGAATCTGGGGAGCCTCCTGTGGCCTTTCTGGAATCGCTTATTCTTGGGGAG TGGGAAGATCGCATGCAGAGAGGACTTTTTCGCTATGATGTTACGGCCTGTGAAACCAAG GTGATTCCTGGTGAATATGGTTTCGTTGCTCAGCTTAACGAGGGTCGTCACCTCAAGAAGAGGCCAACTGAATTCCGAGTTGATAAGGTCCTCCAGCCCTTTGATGAAACCAAATTCAACTTCACTAAAGTTGGGCAGGAGGAGGTCCTCTTTCAATTTGAAGCTAGtgatgatggtgaagtccaGTTCTTTCCAAATGCTCCAATTGATGTTGACAATTCTCCCAGCTTTGTTGCTATCAAT GTTAGTCCTATTGAGTATGGGCATGTTTTGCTGATTCCGCGCATTTTTGAGTGTTTGCCTCAAAGGATTGACCGCGAGAGCTTCTTGGTTGCACTTCATATGGCAGCAGAAGCTAATAACCCATATTTCCGACTTGGTTACAACAGCTTGGGAGCTTTTGCAACTATTAACCATCTCCACTTCCAG GCTTATTATTTGGCTCTGCCCTTTCCCATTGAGAAGGCTCCTACTAAGAAAATTGCAAGCTTAAATGGTGGTGTGAAGATATCTGAATTGTTGAAGTATCCGGTTAGAGGCCTTGTCTTTGAGGGTGGTGATACTTTGGAAGATTTATCAAACATTGTTTCTGATGCTTGCATCTCCCTTCAAAACAACAACGTACCTTACAATGTTCTGATTTCTGACTGTGGAAGGCAAGTGTTTCTGTTACCTCAG TGTTATGCAGAGAAACAAGCTCTTGGAGAAGTGAATGCTGAGCTGCTTGACACCCAAGTGAACCCTGCTGTGTGGGAAATTAGTGGACATATGGTTTTAAAGAGGCAAAAGGATTATGATGAGGCATCTGAAGCCAATGCTTGGAAGCTTCTTGCAGAGGTTTCACTCTCTGCAGAGAGGTTTCAAGAAGTGAACGCTTTTGTTTTTGAAGCCATTGCTTTAGATGTCAATGTTCATTGTCTTCCAGAAGATGTAGCAGTCAACTCAAACACACACCCTTCTGTGGTGGCTGGTTCACTAGAATGTGTTGTTCTGCAGTAA
- the LOC130731519 gene encoding chitin-binding lectin 1-like, producing the protein MNLQALSFSLVTLLLLFEVNIEGDNSIPEAAVNENVTITETSSSSPKMNDGVVVNQIPPLTGCTTAPWICSQGEIPARFVCCYDRCVNVETDATNCGFCGVRCLNGFRCCNRFCSNTNLSPLNCGGCGRICPIGRLCILGVCAFAPVLPPPQPVPPPPSLPQPQPQPQPQPQPQPQPQPQPQPQPQPQPQPVPPPASLPQPLLAPLPSPGLPEQKPPQP; encoded by the coding sequence ATGAATCTCCAAGCACTATCTTTCTCACTTGTGACATTGTTGCTGCTGTTTGAGGTCAACATAGAGGGTGACAATTCAATACCAGAAGCTGCAGTGAATGAAAATGTCACCATCACtgaaacatcatcatcatcaccaaagATGAATGATGGTGTTGTTGTGAACCAAATACCCCCCCTCACTGGATGTACTACCGCACCATGGATATGTAGCCAAGGTGAAATTCCAGCAAGATTTGTGTGCTGTTATGACAGGTGTGTCAATGTGGAAACAGATGCAACCAATTGTGGATTTTGTGGGGTTAGATGCTTAAATGGTTTTCGGTGCTGCAATCGTTTTTGCTCTAACACAAACTTGAGCCCTTTAAACTGTGGTGGATGTGGGAGAATTTGCCCCATTGGAAGGTTGTGCATTCTTGGCGTGTGTGCTTTTGCGCCGGTGCTGCCACCGCCACAGCCagtgccaccaccaccttcactACCACAGCCACAGCCACAGCCACAGCCACAGCCTCAGCCCCAGCCTCAGCCCCAGCCTCAGCCCCAGCCCCAGCCCCAGCCCCAGCCCCAGCCAGTGCCACCGCCAGCGTCCCTGCCTCAACCACTACTAGCTCCACTACCCTCTCCTGGACTACCAGAGCAAAAACCACCACAGCCCTAG